The Streptomyces sp. NBC_01268 genome segment GCGCACCCTCGGAGGTCACCGCCCGTGCCTGACGTCACCGTCTTCCGCGATGTCCTGCGCAACGGCTTCGAGCAGACCGACCTGCCCTGGGTGCCCTGGACCGAACCCGGCCGCGAGGGCGTCGAGTTCGTCGTCCTGTGGGGCCCCGGCCACGCCGGCGAGGAGGACTCCGCGTCCCTCCTGCTCCGCTTCCCGCCCGGTGCGCACGGCGACTTCCACGAGCACCTGGGCCACGAGCTGATGCTGGTCCTCGACGGCACCCTCGACCACAGCGACGGGCGCCGCTTCCACCGCGGCGACCTGGTGATCGAGGAGCCGGGCACCCGCCACCA includes the following:
- a CDS encoding cupin domain-containing protein, whose translation is MPDVTVFRDVLRNGFEQTDLPWVPWTEPGREGVEFVVLWGPGHAGEEDSASLLLRFPPGAHGDFHEHLGHELMLVLDGTLDHSDGRRFHRGDLVIEEPGTRHQMSSETGCTVLAVRARPASARTPQPGEITTGVGAGAPADAA